A region of the Clostridium estertheticum subsp. estertheticum genome:
AGATTTAGATTTTATAGGTGGACATCCTATGGCAGGAAAAGAAGAATCAGGGCTTAAGGCTGCATCAAAAGATATGTTTAAAAATGCAAATTACATTATAACCCCGATTAATGGAAACAAAGAAGAAAATATAAATTTAGTAGGGACTATTGCTAAAGGTATGGGTTGCAAAAGAGTAGTGTATCTTACCCCGAAAGATCATGATGATATAATTTCTTATACGAGTCAGTTACCGCATATTATAGCTGTTTCGTTAATAGATTGTAATAGTTTAATTAAAGGGACATCCAGGTTCATTGGAGGAAGCTTTAGGGATACAACTAGAGTTGCTACTATAAATGGTGAATTATGGCCTGAATTACTCTTATATAATAAAGAAAATATAATTAGTAAGATTGAAGATTTTGAAAAAAATATAAAAGAAATAAAAACCGCAATAATAAATAATGATGATGTTTTTCTTGAAAAAAGGTTTGAGGATGCGACGAGGAAAAGAAAGGAGATAGTTAAAGATGTTTAATATAGAAGTTAAGGCTTCAAGCGGAAGTTATCCAATATATATTAAAAATGGATTGTTAGGTGAAATTGGAGTACAAGTTAAGAAGATATATAAAGGAAAAAGAATAGCTGTTGTAACAGATTCTAATGTTGATGAGTTTTATGGGCAAA
Encoded here:
- a CDS encoding prephenate dehydrogenase, which gives rise to MDCTDFNITIVGLGLIGGSFAMALRKLNPKNIWAIDIDKETLRVAQEMNIIDKGYLNPEIPLSNSDIVILAVYPQKTINFVKSNMSSFKSGAVITDTAGIKSNLIHEIMPVLRKDLDFIGGHPMAGKEESGLKAASKDMFKNANYIITPINGNKEENINLVGTIAKGMGCKRVVYLTPKDHDDIISYTSQLPHIIAVSLIDCNSLIKGTSRFIGGSFRDTTRVATINGELWPELLLYNKENIISKIEDFEKNIKEIKTAIINNDDVFLEKRFEDATRKRKEIVKDV